A part of Yoonia rosea genomic DNA contains:
- a CDS encoding ABC transporter permease, with translation MIMLEKRPQPSRAWTFATPIVAVLLTMFFGGLLFAALGQDPLVTIRTIFLDPLFSEFAWFYRPQLLIKGAPLVLIAIGLSFGFRAGIWNIGAEGQYIVGAICGAAVGLAFYPMESFIILPLMVVAGALGGLLWAMIPGLLRVKFGTNEILVSLMLVYVAEQLLASMALGALRNPEGMGFPGSRNLAQYPSASSWITQSAGMHWGVVTALIAVIFAYIALSRHLFGFNVRLSGQSPRAARFAGVNPGKLILICMGISGALAGLAGLFEVAGPAGQVSIDFNVGYGFTAIIVAFLGRLHPVGILLAGGLMALTYIGGEIAQSNLGLPIAAIQILQGMLLFFLLAVDVLTNYRITLARKAH, from the coding sequence ATGATTATGCTGGAAAAGCGCCCGCAGCCTTCGCGTGCATGGACCTTTGCGACCCCGATTGTCGCGGTCCTCTTGACAATGTTTTTTGGGGGACTGCTGTTTGCCGCCCTTGGGCAAGATCCGCTTGTCACAATCCGGACGATTTTTCTGGATCCACTGTTCTCGGAATTTGCATGGTTCTATCGTCCGCAGCTTTTGATTAAGGGCGCGCCTTTGGTGCTGATCGCGATTGGTCTGTCTTTTGGCTTTCGCGCGGGCATCTGGAACATCGGGGCCGAGGGGCAGTATATCGTCGGTGCGATTTGCGGGGCCGCTGTGGGCCTCGCCTTCTATCCGATGGAGAGTTTCATCATCCTGCCATTGATGGTTGTCGCGGGCGCTTTGGGCGGGCTGTTGTGGGCGATGATCCCCGGCTTGCTGCGGGTCAAATTCGGCACCAACGAAATTCTTGTGTCGCTGATGCTAGTTTATGTGGCCGAGCAACTGCTGGCCTCAATGGCACTGGGTGCTTTGCGCAACCCCGAAGGTATGGGCTTTCCCGGCAGCCGGAACCTTGCGCAATATCCCTCTGCTTCAAGCTGGATCACACAATCGGCAGGCATGCACTGGGGGGTCGTTACGGCCCTGATCGCGGTGATCTTTGCCTATATCGCCCTGTCACGACATCTCTTCGGGTTCAACGTGCGCCTGTCGGGGCAAAGCCCGCGTGCCGCGCGGTTCGCAGGGGTGAACCCGGGCAAGCTGATCCTGATCTGCATGGGGATCTCGGGGGCTTTGGCAGGGCTTGCGGGGTTGTTCGAGGTTGCGGGACCTGCCGGGCAGGTCAGTATCGACTTTAACGTGGGCTACGGGTTTACCGCAATTATCGTGGCGTTTCTGGGGCGTCTGCACCCTGTTGGTATTTTGCTGGCAGGCGGGCTGATGGCACTGACCTATATCGGCGGCGAGATTGCCCAGTCAAACCTTGGCCTACCAATTGCCGCGATCCAGATTCTGCAAGGCATGTTGTTGTTCTTCCTGCTCGCGGTGGATGTGCTGACCAACTA
- the xdhB gene encoding xanthine dehydrogenase molybdopterin binding subunit, with translation MSVAKPLPHDAATLHVIGAARYIDDIPTPTGTLHLAFGMAEIACGTVRAMNLEKVKSAAGVVAVLTAGDLPFANDVSPSAHDEPLLATGRVHYYGQPLFMVVAHSHLAARKAARLATIDYAEETPILTIDDAIAADSRFEDGPRIWTKGDVESALNTAPHRITGTITMGGQEHFYLEGQAALALPQEGGDMVVQSSTQHPTEIQHKVAEALGVPMHAVRCEVRRMGGGFGGKESQGNALAVGCAVAARLTGKPCKMRYDRDDDMMITGKRHDFRITYDAGFDGEGRLTGVDFTQMTRCGWALDLSLPVADRAMLHADNAYHLPVARITSHRFKTNTQSATAFRGFGGPQGVLGIERVMDHIAAELGLDPVVVRQRNYYAGIQAEGPGTGKRFGAEHSPKPAVQTTPYHMPVKDFILHEMTEALLASSNYHARRAAIAEWNTGQEVLKKGIAFSPVKFGISFTLTHLNQAGALVHVYQDGSVHMNHGGTEMGQGLFQKVAQVAAHRFGIDVSAVKITATDTGKVPNTSATAASSGTDLNGMAVANACDILRARIAACLAELHQTDAASVRFENSRVFVGNAEMTFAEAAQTAYLNRVSLSATGFYKTPDLAWDRIKGTGTPFFYFAQGAAVTEVVIDTLTGENRILRADILHDAGASLNPALDIGQVEGGYVQGAGWLTTEELVWDDKGRLRTHAPATYKIPACSDRPDVFNVALWDQPNPAQTIYRSKAVGEPPFMLGTSAFLALSDAVAACGPTYPDLQAPATAEEVLRAIKRARA, from the coding sequence ATGAGCGTTGCCAAACCCCTGCCACATGATGCCGCCACCCTGCATGTAATTGGGGCTGCGCGTTACATCGACGATATCCCGACACCAACTGGCACACTGCATCTGGCTTTTGGCATGGCCGAGATCGCCTGCGGCACCGTGCGCGCGATGAACCTTGAAAAGGTGAAGAGCGCTGCCGGCGTTGTCGCTGTGCTGACGGCAGGTGATCTGCCCTTTGCCAATGATGTCTCGCCATCGGCGCATGATGAACCGCTGCTGGCGACGGGGCGTGTGCATTATTACGGTCAACCCCTCTTTATGGTGGTCGCACACTCGCATCTGGCGGCGCGCAAGGCTGCGCGGTTGGCGACCATCGACTATGCCGAAGAAACGCCGATCCTGACAATCGACGATGCGATCGCCGCCGATAGCCGCTTTGAAGACGGCCCCCGCATCTGGACCAAAGGTGATGTGGAAAGCGCCCTGAACACTGCGCCACACCGCATCACGGGAACGATCACCATGGGCGGGCAGGAACATTTCTACCTTGAAGGCCAGGCCGCTTTGGCCCTGCCGCAGGAAGGCGGGGACATGGTCGTGCAGAGTTCGACCCAACACCCCACGGAAATCCAGCACAAGGTGGCCGAGGCACTGGGCGTTCCCATGCATGCCGTGCGCTGCGAAGTGCGCCGCATGGGGGGCGGGTTCGGCGGCAAAGAGAGCCAGGGCAATGCGCTCGCGGTGGGTTGCGCCGTGGCCGCGCGGCTGACAGGCAAGCCTTGCAAGATGCGTTATGACCGTGACGATGACATGATGATCACCGGCAAGCGGCACGATTTCAGGATCACCTATGACGCAGGCTTTGATGGTGAGGGGCGCCTCACAGGCGTTGATTTCACCCAGATGACGCGGTGCGGTTGGGCGCTTGATCTGTCACTCCCCGTGGCCGACCGCGCGATGTTGCATGCCGATAACGCCTATCATCTGCCTGTCGCGCGGATCACTTCGCACAGGTTCAAGACCAATACACAATCCGCCACCGCCTTTCGCGGGTTCGGCGGCCCGCAGGGGGTTTTGGGGATCGAGCGGGTGATGGATCATATAGCGGCCGAACTGGGCCTTGATCCTGTCGTGGTGCGTCAGCGCAATTACTATGCCGGAATACAGGCCGAAGGGCCGGGAACCGGCAAGCGGTTTGGTGCGGAACATTCGCCCAAACCCGCCGTTCAGACCACGCCCTATCACATGCCCGTCAAGGACTTTATCCTGCACGAGATGACCGAGGCGCTGCTGGCGTCTTCCAACTATCATGCGCGCCGTGCCGCCATCGCTGAGTGGAACACAGGCCAGGAGGTGCTAAAGAAAGGCATTGCCTTCAGCCCTGTGAAATTTGGTATTTCATTCACGCTGACCCACCTCAATCAGGCAGGCGCGCTGGTCCATGTTTATCAGGACGGCTCGGTCCATATGAACCACGGCGGGACGGAAATGGGCCAAGGGCTGTTTCAGAAGGTGGCGCAGGTCGCCGCCCACCGCTTTGGTATAGACGTTTCGGCGGTCAAGATCACAGCAACGGATACGGGCAAGGTGCCCAACACCTCGGCCACGGCGGCGTCATCAGGGACGGATCTGAACGGGATGGCGGTGGCCAATGCTTGCGATATCCTCCGCGCGCGGATTGCGGCCTGTCTTGCAGAACTGCACCAGACGGATGCCGCCAGCGTGCGTTTTGAGAACAGTCGCGTCTTTGTCGGTAATGCCGAGATGACGTTCGCCGAAGCCGCGCAGACCGCTTACCTGAACCGCGTCAGCCTGTCGGCGACCGGCTTTTACAAAACGCCCGATCTGGCGTGGGACCGCATCAAGGGCACCGGCACACCGTTCTTCTATTTCGCCCAAGGTGCAGCCGTAACCGAGGTGGTGATCGACACGCTGACAGGGGAAAACCGTATTCTGCGCGCCGACATTTTGCATGATGCGGGCGCATCGCTGAACCCCGCGCTCGATATCGGACAGGTCGAAGGCGGCTATGTCCAAGGTGCCGGTTGGCTGACCACGGAAGAGCTGGTTTGGGACGACAAAGGGCGGCTGCGCACCCATGCGCCAGCGACCTATAAAATCCCCGCCTGTTCGGACCGGCCCGATGTGTTCAACGTGGCTCTTTGGGATCAACCCAACCCCGCGCAGACGATCTACCGCTCCAAAGCGGTGGGTGAGCCGCCTTTCATGCTGGGCACATCCGCGTTTTTGGCTTTGTCCGACGCGGTGGCGGCTTGTGGCCCGACATACCCTGACCTGCAAGCACCGGCGACCGCCGAAGAGGTGCTGCGCGCCATCAAAAGGGCGCGCGCATGA
- a CDS encoding SRPBCC domain-containing protein: MPLDTKSFDMHRLLPLPADRLWQVLTDAKEREKWNGPDASTLLETDAADLRVGGVDVHRFGPVDAPEFLVETRWYNLAAPERAVFTETLIFGGEAVSTSLVTYLLESKGAQTALNITVAVSSFSGPDTLDEVQHGWAGALETLTSFAKSIGQPT; this comes from the coding sequence ATGCCACTTGATACAAAATCTTTCGATATGCACCGTTTGCTTCCCCTGCCGGCGGACCGACTGTGGCAGGTTCTGACAGATGCCAAAGAGCGCGAGAAATGGAACGGGCCGGATGCATCTACCCTGTTGGAAACCGATGCCGCCGATCTGCGTGTCGGCGGAGTGGATGTGCACCGGTTCGGGCCTGTTGATGCGCCCGAGTTTCTTGTGGAAACCCGCTGGTACAATCTCGCAGCACCGGAACGCGCCGTGTTTACAGAGACTCTGATTTTCGGCGGTGAAGCCGTGTCTACAAGTCTTGTCACCTATCTGCTGGAAAGTAAGGGCGCACAAACCGCATTGAACATCACCGTCGCAGTCTCGTCCTTTTCCGGTCCCGATACGCTTGATGAAGTACAGCATGGCTGGGCGGGCGCATTGGAGACCCTGACAAGCTTTGCCAAAAGCATCGGGCAACCGACCTAG
- a CDS encoding xanthine dehydrogenase small subunit — translation MNVTFLLNGETVQVEAEPTRTLLEWLREDQGLCGTKEGCNEGDCGACTVMVTDADGARALNACILFLPQLHGKAVRTVEGISAPDGTLHPVQQAMIEHHGSQCGFCTPGFIAAMVTGHLQGRTDHDDVLAGNLCRCTGYAPIVRAAQAAEAAKVPAWIKDEIPAVDGVPDAPETLDALAGWYASNPDATLIAGATDVGLWVTKQLRDLPKVAFLNRCKPLREITETQDDIHFGAAVTMTEALAVIRKTHPSYAEMIRRYGSEQVRNAATIGGNIANGSPIGDNPPALIALGATLHLRHGTKTRDLPIEDFFIAYGKQDRAPGELVTGVTLPKNAPALRCYKISKRFDQDISAVCGCFNVTVVNGVISEARIAFGGMAGTPHRAHGVEAALIGQPWTSATITDAAGLFAQDYTPMSDMRASADYRLKVAQNLLQRYFADLSGQATSVLEVSA, via the coding sequence ATGAACGTCACGTTTCTTCTCAACGGGGAAACCGTGCAGGTGGAAGCGGAACCGACCCGCACCTTGCTCGAATGGCTGCGCGAGGATCAGGGTCTTTGCGGCACCAAGGAAGGCTGCAACGAAGGCGACTGCGGGGCCTGCACTGTCATGGTGACGGACGCGGACGGGGCGCGTGCGCTCAACGCTTGTATCCTGTTCTTGCCGCAACTGCATGGCAAGGCCGTGCGTACCGTCGAAGGCATCAGCGCCCCTGACGGGACCCTGCATCCTGTCCAGCAGGCAATGATCGAACATCACGGATCGCAATGCGGGTTCTGCACACCGGGGTTTATAGCGGCGATGGTAACCGGGCATCTGCAAGGGCGCACCGATCATGATGATGTGCTGGCGGGGAATCTGTGCCGCTGCACCGGTTACGCACCGATCGTTCGGGCGGCGCAGGCGGCAGAGGCCGCAAAGGTGCCCGCATGGATCAAAGATGAGATCCCCGCTGTTGATGGCGTCCCAGACGCGCCGGAAACCCTGGATGCGTTGGCCGGTTGGTACGCCTCCAACCCTGACGCGACACTGATTGCGGGTGCGACGGATGTCGGCCTTTGGGTCACCAAACAACTGCGCGACCTGCCCAAAGTCGCTTTTCTGAACCGCTGCAAACCGCTGCGCGAGATCACCGAAACACAGGACGACATTCATTTCGGGGCTGCCGTCACAATGACAGAAGCCTTGGCCGTCATCCGCAAAACGCACCCTTCCTACGCCGAAATGATCCGGCGTTATGGTTCGGAGCAGGTGCGCAATGCGGCGACCATCGGCGGGAATATCGCGAACGGCTCGCCCATCGGCGACAACCCACCCGCACTCATCGCACTTGGCGCCACCTTGCACCTGCGCCATGGCACCAAGACGCGCGATTTGCCAATTGAGGATTTCTTTATCGCCTATGGCAAACAAGACCGCGCCCCGGGCGAGTTGGTAACCGGCGTAACGCTGCCCAAAAACGCACCCGCGCTGCGCTGCTATAAAATCTCGAAACGCTTCGATCAGGATATCTCGGCCGTTTGCGGCTGCTTCAATGTCACGGTTGTGAACGGCGTCATCAGCGAGGCACGTATCGCCTTTGGCGGCATGGCGGGCACCCCGCACCGCGCGCATGGGGTTGAGGCGGCGCTCATCGGCCAACCGTGGACCTCTGCGACAATCACAGATGCCGCTGGCCTCTTCGCGCAGGATTACACACCCATGTCCGACATGCGCGCCAGCGCAGACTACCGCCTGAAGGTCGCGCAGAACCTGCTGCAGCGCTATTTTGCGGACCTCAGCGGTCAGGCCACCTCTGTCCTGGAGGTGTCAGCATGA
- the xdhC gene encoding xanthine dehydrogenase accessory protein XdhC encodes MTAIRITVTKTAGSVPREAGTQMLVWADRTEGTIGGGTLEWEAMLEARRMLRDGRSNHSATMPLGPALGQCCGGSVSLLWEEAEAMTTPPARPLWIYGAGHVGRALVNVMAPLPDFTITWVDTGAERFPETDVTTLVAKDPALIVKHAPLDADHLILTYSHEIDLALCHALLNHGFHSAGLIGSATKWARFRSRLAALGHAPAQVSRIACPIGDPALGKHPAAIALGVATAMISPQARQTRERTA; translated from the coding sequence ATGACAGCGATCCGCATCACCGTGACCAAGACCGCAGGGTCTGTCCCGCGCGAGGCAGGGACACAGATGCTCGTCTGGGCGGACCGAACAGAAGGCACCATCGGGGGCGGCACGTTGGAATGGGAGGCCATGCTTGAGGCGCGCCGCATGTTGCGCGATGGCCGAAGCAACCACAGTGCCACGATGCCGCTTGGCCCTGCGTTGGGCCAATGTTGTGGCGGATCGGTCAGCCTGTTGTGGGAAGAGGCGGAGGCGATGACCACTCCCCCTGCCCGTCCGTTGTGGATTTACGGGGCAGGTCACGTCGGGCGCGCTTTGGTCAATGTGATGGCGCCTTTGCCGGATTTTACCATCACTTGGGTGGATACAGGCGCAGAGCGTTTTCCAGAAACGGATGTCACAACCCTTGTCGCCAAAGACCCTGCCCTGATTGTCAAACATGCTCCCCTTGATGCCGATCACCTGATTCTCACCTATAGCCATGAAATCGACCTCGCCCTCTGCCACGCACTGCTGAACCATGGATTTCACAGTGCCGGATTGATCGGTTCAGCGACAAAATGGGCACGATTCAGATCGCGCCTCGCGGCATTGGGGCATGCGCCGGCACAAGTCTCGCGCATCGCGTGTCCAATCGGGGATCCCGCGCTTGGAAAACACCCTGCGGCGATTGCACTTGGCGTCGCAACTGCGATGATTAGCCCTCAGGCACGCCAGACAAGGGAGCGCACTGCATGA
- a CDS encoding ABC transporter ATP-binding protein → MTEPLLRLWGLTKAYPGVVANKDVSFDIGRGEVHALLGENGAGKSTLVKTIYGLVKPDSGTMTLEGEPFQPAEPRAARAAGVAMVFQHFSLFDAMNVAENIALGMENPPPQAEIAARVRQVSDQYGLPLDPDRIVGELSAGERQRVEIIRCLLQDPKLLIMDEPTSVLTPQEVAILFETLRKLSREGTAILYISHKLEEIRALCDNATVLRLGQVVGTCDPRTTSARDMAELMVGSTLHVPHKEDKPAGETVLALKNLSAKAPHRFGTPLRDIVLEVRKGEVLGIGGVAGNGQDELVAALSGEMKTAKAMIHYKGQPIGHLAPNARRKIGILAAPEERMGHAAAPDMSLTENAILTAMTREKLTTNGFLHWAKARKFAEGVIAAFDVRTPGPQNAARSLSGGNLQKFVIGREIMQAPEVLVVNQPTWGVDASAAAAIRQALLDLAAKGAAVIVISQDLDELMEISDRFAALNEGRLSAPRSAAGLTVEEIGLMLGGAHDMEVAHVDA, encoded by the coding sequence ATGACGGAACCGCTGTTGCGCCTTTGGGGGCTGACCAAAGCCTATCCCGGTGTCGTCGCGAACAAAGACGTCTCGTTTGATATCGGGCGCGGCGAAGTCCATGCGCTCTTAGGTGAGAACGGGGCAGGCAAATCGACACTTGTCAAAACCATCTATGGATTGGTCAAACCTGACAGCGGGACGATGACATTGGAGGGAGAACCCTTCCAGCCCGCCGAACCCCGCGCGGCCCGCGCGGCAGGCGTTGCAATGGTATTCCAGCATTTCTCGCTTTTCGATGCGATGAACGTGGCCGAGAACATCGCGCTTGGCATGGAAAACCCGCCGCCACAGGCCGAGATTGCAGCGCGGGTGCGGCAGGTGTCGGATCAATACGGTCTGCCGCTTGATCCGGACAGGATCGTGGGTGAACTGTCGGCAGGCGAGCGCCAAAGGGTCGAGATTATTCGCTGCCTTTTGCAGGACCCCAAGCTTTTGATCATGGATGAGCCGACATCGGTCCTTACCCCGCAAGAGGTGGCAATCCTTTTCGAAACGCTGCGAAAGCTGAGCCGCGAAGGCACGGCGATCCTCTATATCTCGCATAAACTTGAGGAAATTCGCGCACTTTGTGACAATGCCACGGTCCTGCGGCTTGGGCAGGTCGTCGGCACCTGCGATCCGCGCACAACCTCGGCACGGGATATGGCTGAACTGATGGTGGGCAGCACGCTGCATGTGCCGCACAAAGAAGACAAGCCTGCAGGTGAAACCGTTCTGGCACTCAAGAACCTGAGCGCGAAAGCACCGCATCGTTTTGGCACGCCTTTGCGGGATATCGTCTTGGAGGTGCGCAAGGGCGAGGTGCTGGGGATTGGTGGCGTTGCAGGCAATGGGCAGGATGAGCTGGTCGCGGCCTTGTCAGGTGAAATGAAGACGGCAAAGGCAATGATCCACTATAAGGGTCAGCCTATCGGCCACCTTGCCCCCAACGCGCGGCGCAAGATCGGCATTCTCGCTGCTCCAGAAGAACGGATGGGCCATGCCGCAGCACCTGATATGAGCCTCACGGAAAACGCAATCCTGACAGCTATGACGCGCGAGAAACTGACAACAAACGGGTTTCTGCATTGGGCCAAAGCACGGAAATTCGCCGAAGGGGTGATTGCCGCTTTTGACGTGCGCACGCCGGGGCCGCAAAATGCGGCAAGGTCACTGTCCGGCGGAAACCTGCAGAAATTCGTAATCGGACGCGAGATCATGCAAGCCCCCGAGGTACTGGTCGTGAACCAGCCGACATGGGGTGTTGATGCCTCTGCTGCCGCCGCGATCCGGCAGGCGCTGCTTGATCTGGCAGCCAAAGGTGCGGCCGTGATTGTGATCAGTCAGGATCTGGACGAGTTGATGGAGATTTCGGACCGCTTTGCTGCTTTGAACGAAGGGCGTCTTTCGGCGCCGCGATCCGCAGCCGGGCTGACGGTGGAAGAGATTGGCCTGATGCTGGGTGGTGCCCATGATATGGAGGTAGCGCATGTTGATGCGTAG
- a CDS encoding ArsR/SmtB family transcription factor, giving the protein MTKQLDSFFGAMSDPTRRAVIERLASGPASVSELHSPHKMALPTFMRHLKVLEETGIVRSIKKGRVRTCHIEAAPLIAAQGWLAWQREIWENRMNNLDALAHQIAAKEKDH; this is encoded by the coding sequence ATGACCAAGCAACTTGATTCCTTTTTCGGCGCCATGTCCGACCCCACCCGCCGCGCAGTTATCGAACGGCTTGCCTCTGGCCCCGCGAGTGTCAGCGAATTGCACAGCCCGCATAAAATGGCGCTACCCACATTCATGCGGCACCTCAAAGTCCTCGAAGAGACGGGAATTGTCCGTTCAATCAAAAAGGGGCGCGTGCGGACCTGTCATATCGAAGCAGCGCCGTTGATCGCAGCGCAAGGCTGGCTCGCGTGGCAACGCGAGATTTGGGAGAACCGGATGAACAACCTCGACGCACTGGCGCACCAGATAGCCGCAAAAGAAAAGGACCATTGA